A single genomic interval of Fibrobacter sp. UWB4 harbors:
- a CDS encoding RidA family protein yields MSQIVSKFQELGLTLPACPAPVAAYVPATRFGDTIIVSGQLPSVKGDFSAFTGIVPNQISVEKAKEAAQICFLNNIAAALTQLKAGETLRLVQIQGFVQSANDFHDQPIVLNGASELAVQILGENGKHARTAVGVSTLPKNVAVEISCTFQAIAE; encoded by the coding sequence ATGAGTCAAATTGTCTCTAAATTCCAAGAACTTGGGCTGACGCTCCCCGCCTGCCCCGCACCGGTTGCCGCTTATGTTCCGGCAACGCGCTTTGGCGATACAATTATTGTTTCTGGGCAGTTGCCGTCCGTGAAGGGCGACTTTTCCGCCTTTACCGGTATTGTTCCGAACCAGATTTCTGTGGAAAAAGCTAAGGAAGCCGCGCAGATTTGCTTCTTGAACAACATTGCCGCCGCCCTCACGCAGTTGAAAGCCGGCGAAACACTCCGCCTCGTTCAGATCCAGGGTTTTGTGCAGTCCGCAAACGATTTCCACGACCAGCCGATTGTGCTGAATGGCGCAAGCGAACTTGCTGTACAGATTCTCGGTGAAAACGGAAAGCATGCCCGTACGGCAGTCGGCGTATCGACGCTTCCGAAGAACGTCGCTGTCGAAATCAGCTGCACGTTCCAGGCAATCGCAGAGTAA